One segment of Pandoraea pnomenusa DNA contains the following:
- a CDS encoding universal stress protein, which produces MSHRILLATDGSETSWHALHEAIRFAMPDDVVRVVNVIDDPFTHYQAAFAAYIDLEAIREGLIAEGQLTLADSYRKLHDEGLQADTRSIDLRTWGGTVADAILREAQRWQADLLILGTHGRRGFRRLMIGSVAEQVLRRAHRPVMLVTGADGATPRAAGLPTVTEEGGHHV; this is translated from the coding sequence ATGTCTCATCGAATCCTGCTTGCCACGGACGGCAGCGAGACCTCATGGCACGCCCTGCACGAAGCGATCCGGTTTGCCATGCCAGACGATGTCGTGCGAGTGGTCAACGTCATCGACGATCCGTTCACCCATTACCAGGCGGCGTTTGCCGCCTACATCGACCTTGAAGCGATTCGGGAGGGTCTGATCGCCGAGGGCCAACTCACCCTGGCCGACAGTTACAGGAAACTGCACGACGAAGGCCTGCAGGCCGACACGCGTTCGATCGATCTGCGCACCTGGGGCGGCACGGTCGCCGATGCCATTTTGCGTGAAGCCCAGCGATGGCAAGCCGATCTGCTGATCCTGGGCACGCACGGGCGCAGGGGCTTTCGGCGTCTGATGATCGGCAGTGTCGCCGAGCAGGTGCTGCGCCGCGCGCATCGCCCCGTCATGCTGGTCACGGGAGCGGATGGCGCGACGCCACGCGCGGCGGGCCTGCCGACGGTCACCGAGGAGGGCGGACATCATGTATGA
- a CDS encoding AraC family transcriptional regulator has product MFGKSENRDDYQRIPRPVGGMARDLPDRFFIDDHEHVRGQLIYASSGSIVVTTSKGTWVVPPLRAVWVPPGVRHCMQAVGAIEMRTLYFDPAHSPLATGDCCVVSVSALLRELIAAVTRMPLDYALTGRDAAVVDLLFHEIRPVGVEPLHLPMPSDERIARICRWILANPAEETSVAAWSKVVGASERTIIRLFPEQTGMTFTRWRQQARLLEAVQMLSANRPVTDIASSLGYDSTSAFSAMFRKALGCTPTEFFRIDAA; this is encoded by the coding sequence ATGTTTGGAAAAAGTGAGAACCGGGACGACTATCAGCGAATTCCGCGCCCGGTGGGCGGCATGGCGCGCGACTTGCCCGATCGGTTCTTCATCGACGATCACGAGCACGTGCGTGGGCAACTGATCTACGCAAGCTCAGGCTCCATCGTTGTCACCACGTCCAAGGGGACGTGGGTCGTGCCGCCGCTTCGTGCCGTCTGGGTGCCGCCCGGCGTTCGCCATTGCATGCAGGCCGTCGGCGCCATCGAAATGCGGACGCTGTACTTCGACCCGGCGCACTCGCCGCTTGCGACGGGCGACTGCTGTGTCGTGTCGGTCTCGGCGCTGCTGCGCGAGCTCATCGCGGCGGTCACGCGCATGCCGCTCGATTACGCGCTCACAGGCCGCGATGCCGCCGTCGTGGATCTGTTGTTTCACGAGATTCGACCCGTGGGCGTCGAGCCGTTGCATCTGCCGATGCCGTCGGACGAGCGCATTGCGCGCATCTGCCGGTGGATCCTCGCCAATCCGGCGGAAGAGACTTCCGTGGCGGCCTGGAGCAAAGTCGTCGGAGCTAGCGAGCGGACCATCATCCGCCTGTTTCCCGAGCAGACGGGCATGACCTTCACACGCTGGCGGCAACAGGCCCGGCTGCTCGAGGCGGTGCAGATGCTCAGCGCCAATCGCCCGGTCACCGACATTGCCTCGTCGCTGGGCTATGACAGCACCAGCGCTTTCAGCGCCATGTTCCGAAAGGCGCTCGGCTGCACGCCGACGGAATTCTTCCGCATCGACGCCGCCTGA
- a CDS encoding MFS transporter, translating to MKMNSIEVGRITAAQRLERLPVCGYHRWLFLVIALAFFFDNIDLATMTFVLGSIKTEFGLSNVHAGMIGSASFVGMAIGAVCSGMAADRFGRKPVFQISMVVWGAGSLLCASASGPVELGVFRLLLGVGMGMELPLAQTLLSEFIPTARRGKYLALMDGNWPLAFITAGLLSYAVLAHHNWRVLFALEAIPALFLFVIRRYVPESPRWLESQGRHAQADAVVGAVETSVMRRLKLDVLPPISPASPDAQTQARGMRVIWSPSYRRRTVVVGTLWFFALLGFYGLNTWLGALQQAAGAVVTQSVLFTVYISLGGIPGFLAAAWAVERLGRKATCVGTLVGGACATYAFGQVLVTGAAPWSVYAAGASMQFFAFGMWAVLYAYTPELFPSRARATGCGYASFCGRIGALLGPTLVGALVTWSTSGMVFAFGAACFGVAAVCVWCFGVETRGVQLEAVSQ from the coding sequence ATGAAAATGAATTCGATTGAAGTAGGCCGCATCACGGCAGCGCAGCGCCTGGAGCGACTGCCGGTATGCGGGTACCACCGATGGTTGTTTCTCGTGATTGCGCTGGCGTTCTTCTTCGACAACATCGATCTGGCAACGATGACATTCGTGCTGGGCTCGATCAAGACGGAATTCGGGTTGTCGAACGTGCATGCGGGGATGATCGGCAGCGCGAGTTTCGTCGGCATGGCGATCGGCGCGGTGTGCTCGGGCATGGCCGCCGATCGTTTCGGGCGCAAGCCGGTGTTCCAGATCAGCATGGTGGTATGGGGGGCGGGCAGCCTGCTGTGCGCGAGCGCTTCCGGCCCGGTCGAACTGGGCGTGTTCCGGCTGCTGCTTGGCGTTGGCATGGGCATGGAATTGCCGCTTGCCCAGACGCTGCTGTCGGAGTTCATTCCGACCGCGCGTCGCGGCAAGTACCTGGCGCTGATGGACGGCAATTGGCCACTCGCGTTCATCACGGCCGGGTTGCTCTCGTATGCGGTACTGGCACACCACAACTGGCGTGTTCTGTTCGCGCTGGAAGCCATTCCCGCCTTGTTCCTGTTCGTGATTCGGCGGTACGTGCCGGAATCGCCGCGATGGCTGGAGTCGCAGGGACGCCATGCGCAGGCCGACGCCGTCGTGGGCGCGGTCGAGACTTCGGTGATGCGCCGTCTCAAGCTCGATGTGCTGCCGCCGATCTCTCCTGCCAGCCCCGACGCCCAGACGCAGGCGCGGGGCATGCGGGTCATCTGGTCGCCGAGCTACCGGCGGCGCACGGTGGTCGTGGGCACGCTCTGGTTCTTCGCGTTGCTGGGATTTTACGGACTGAATACGTGGCTCGGCGCACTTCAGCAGGCGGCGGGCGCCGTGGTGACGCAATCCGTGCTCTTCACGGTGTACATCTCGCTGGGCGGCATTCCCGGATTTCTCGCCGCCGCCTGGGCCGTGGAGCGTCTCGGACGAAAAGCGACCTGTGTCGGGACGCTCGTGGGCGGCGCGTGTGCGACGTATGCGTTCGGTCAGGTCCTGGTGACCGGTGCGGCGCCCTGGTCGGTCTATGCGGCAGGCGCGAGCATGCAGTTCTTCGCGTTCGGCATGTGGGCGGTCCTTTACGCCTACACGCCGGAGCTGTTTCCCTCGCGAGCTCGCGCCACCGGTTGCGGGTATGCGTCGTTCTGCGGACGCATCGGGGCGCTGCTCGGGCCTACGCTCGTGGGCGCGCTCGTGACCTGGTCGACAAGCGGCATGGTGTTTGCCTTCGGCGCCGCGTGTTTCGGCGTCGCCGCCGTGTGCGTCTGGTGCTTTGGCGTGGAAACGCGGGGCGTTCAGTTGGAGGCGGTGTCGCAGTGA
- a CDS encoding adenylosuccinate synthetase, translating into MKTRTGFADVLVGMQYGDEGKAKIVDRIAGDYDIVARFNGGANAGHTVQTPQGQARLAQIPSGVFHPGLSLYIGSGCVVNLIKLADEIASLRDAGTRIDGRLYVNERCAVIQPMHLDFDARHGAGIGTTGNGIGPCYADLALRWHRGMRSVVQVRDLVADDAGAFEQMLRYAAQFDDAPAARAATADRLARMRAAWRTLRETIVVTDTLWLTHRVKAGARVLFEGAQSVMLDVAGGEQPYVTSSHTAPAFAFVGGDLSNRYHRKTIGVAKAIVSRVGEGPFPTEFGGERSARYCADAALRGTGWREERDRFDAASMLASEDDFDMGIGLRMLTGEYGTGSGRPRRLGYLDLAALANAVERHAVDELYLNKCDCLSWFAKTHAGEVPVLGIALSEGGRSVPAIRRFTAFEALPRNVRRPEDLPGALQALLQAVEQATSCRIAGIGLGPGRDQLLTLSEGDGAHDA; encoded by the coding sequence ATGAAGACACGCACGGGGTTTGCCGACGTGCTGGTCGGCATGCAGTACGGCGACGAAGGAAAGGCCAAGATCGTCGACCGGATCGCCGGCGACTATGACATCGTGGCGCGCTTCAACGGTGGCGCGAACGCCGGGCATACGGTGCAAACGCCGCAAGGACAGGCACGGCTTGCGCAGATCCCCTCCGGCGTGTTTCATCCGGGCCTCTCGCTCTACATCGGCTCCGGATGCGTCGTGAACCTGATAAAACTGGCCGATGAAATCGCATCGCTCCGGGACGCGGGGACACGCATCGACGGGCGGCTTTACGTCAATGAACGCTGTGCGGTCATCCAGCCGATGCACCTCGACTTCGACGCCAGGCACGGTGCGGGCATCGGAACGACGGGCAACGGCATTGGCCCGTGCTATGCCGACCTGGCACTGCGATGGCACCGCGGGATGCGCTCGGTCGTGCAGGTTCGCGATCTCGTGGCCGATGACGCCGGCGCCTTCGAGCAGATGCTTCGATACGCGGCGCAGTTCGACGACGCACCGGCCGCACGCGCCGCCACGGCAGACAGGCTCGCGCGCATGCGCGCCGCCTGGCGAACATTGCGGGAGACGATTGTCGTGACCGACACGCTCTGGCTGACGCACCGGGTCAAAGCCGGGGCGCGCGTGTTGTTCGAAGGGGCGCAGTCGGTCATGCTCGATGTCGCGGGAGGTGAACAGCCCTACGTCACATCGAGCCATACGGCGCCGGCGTTCGCATTCGTGGGGGGCGACCTGTCCAACCGTTATCACCGCAAAACGATCGGCGTGGCAAAAGCGATCGTCTCGCGTGTGGGCGAGGGGCCGTTTCCCACCGAATTCGGCGGCGAGCGCTCCGCCCGGTACTGCGCGGACGCGGCGCTACGCGGCACGGGCTGGCGCGAGGAGCGCGACCGCTTCGACGCGGCGTCGATGCTCGCGTCGGAAGACGACTTCGACATGGGAATCGGGCTGCGCATGCTGACCGGCGAATACGGCACGGGCAGCGGGCGGCCACGGCGCCTGGGGTACCTCGACCTTGCGGCGCTCGCGAACGCGGTTGAGCGCCATGCGGTGGACGAGCTCTATCTGAACAAATGCGATTGTCTTTCGTGGTTTGCGAAGACGCATGCGGGAGAGGTGCCGGTCCTGGGCATCGCCCTATCCGAGGGCGGCCGAAGTGTCCCCGCGATTCGCCGTTTCACGGCGTTCGAAGCATTGCCGCGAAATGTCCGCCGCCCGGAAGATCTGCCGGGCGCACTCCAGGCACTGCTGCAAGCCGTGGAACAAGCCACGTCATGCCGCATTGCCGGGATCGGCCTGGGCCCGGGCCGCGACCAATTGCTCACCCTTTCAGAAGGAGACGGCGCTCATGACGCCTGA
- a CDS encoding DUF1488 domain-containing protein — protein MKIEFPRVAAVYNADDMTIEFAVDCDGKRIVCAISAEALEDHCDAKSINAEDLMVAFRAHRPSIEKMTARYLKLCQGAPILLRSGHFRWGMECPPCRDG, from the coding sequence GTGAAGATTGAGTTCCCCCGCGTCGCCGCCGTCTACAACGCCGACGACATGACCATCGAGTTTGCCGTCGACTGCGACGGCAAGCGGATCGTGTGTGCCATTTCTGCCGAGGCGCTCGAAGACCACTGCGACGCCAAGTCCATCAATGCCGAAGACCTGATGGTTGCCTTCCGCGCCCACCGCCCGTCGATCGAGAAAATGACGGCGCGTTATCTCAAGCTCTGTCAGGGCGCGCCGATCCTGCTGCGAAGCGGCCACTTCCGTTGGGGCATGGAGTGCCCGCCTTGCCGGGACGGATGA
- a CDS encoding RidA family protein codes for MNVYERITAAGLELPKLTLAPAPFKPFKLHGDTLIVSGQLPVRDGAPVCVGKVPSDVCVDDARLAARLCVMNVLGWAHVATDGRLERVAGVLRVGGFVATSEGFADAPSVINAASDLLTHIFGHAGEHARIAIGVASLPLNAPVEVEATFALAS; via the coding sequence ATGAACGTCTACGAACGCATCACCGCCGCCGGGCTCGAGCTGCCGAAACTCACGCTCGCACCGGCCCCTTTCAAACCCTTCAAGCTGCATGGCGATACGCTGATCGTCTCGGGACAACTGCCGGTGCGCGACGGTGCGCCGGTCTGCGTTGGCAAGGTGCCGTCGGACGTCTGCGTCGACGACGCGCGACTCGCCGCGCGCCTGTGCGTCATGAACGTGCTGGGCTGGGCCCACGTGGCAACAGACGGCCGGCTCGAGCGCGTCGCAGGCGTGTTGCGGGTGGGGGGCTTCGTCGCGACCTCGGAAGGCTTTGCCGACGCGCCGTCGGTCATCAATGCCGCGTCGGATCTGCTGACGCACATTTTTGGGCACGCGGGCGAGCACGCGCGCATTGCCATCGGGGTGGCCAGCCTGCCGCTGAATGCCCCCGTCGAAGTCGAAGCGACCTTCGCGCTGGCGTCATGA
- a CDS encoding YadA family autotransporter adhesin, which produces MDGNGEMFKINPGKTIQPPTRASGENSMAVGTGAEASGENSVAVGNGAKASGNHSTALGNGSRASATQSVALGAGSVATRDNTVSIGIAGGERQIANVRPGTAGTDAVNVNQLRAIHRDFSQQLAGVRGDMQHLEGELSAGIAAAMAMAGLPQATEPGKHMFSFSGATWRGEGGLAMALSSVSADGRWVLKGVANTSSRGDVGASVGVGFLW; this is translated from the coding sequence ATGGATGGCAACGGCGAGATGTTCAAGATCAATCCGGGCAAGACGATCCAGCCGCCAACCAGGGCGTCCGGCGAAAACTCGATGGCCGTTGGCACCGGCGCCGAGGCGTCCGGCGAGAACAGCGTCGCTGTCGGCAATGGCGCAAAGGCGAGCGGCAACCATTCGACGGCGCTGGGCAATGGAAGTCGCGCGTCGGCGACGCAATCCGTTGCGCTCGGCGCGGGCTCGGTGGCGACCCGCGACAACACGGTTTCGATAGGCATCGCAGGCGGGGAGCGGCAAATCGCCAACGTTCGGCCGGGAACCGCCGGAACGGATGCCGTCAACGTCAACCAGCTTCGCGCCATTCACCGCGACTTCAGTCAGCAACTCGCCGGCGTGCGAGGGGACATGCAGCATCTGGAGGGAGAACTCAGCGCCGGCATTGCGGCCGCGATGGCCATGGCAGGACTGCCTCAGGCAACCGAACCAGGCAAACACATGTTCAGTTTCAGCGGCGCCACCTGGCGGGGAGAAGGCGGTCTGGCGATGGCATTGTCGTCGGTTTCCGCGGATGGCCGGTGGGTGCTGAAGGGCGTGGCGAACACGTCATCGCGCGGGGACGTTGGCGCGTCGGTGGGCGTGGGCTTCCTGTGGTGA
- a CDS encoding pyridoxamine 5'-phosphate oxidase family protein, whose translation MTPDYLDPEMRRTDLAWTDWPAIEAFLRDELICRVAVNDSPHPYVVPQSFTFAGDAFLIHCSRFGKFAKLLAENPRVTLVVDRPVALLKAPKGQNTSLEYYSVIARCKAIMREQTQDVISHQNAALDKFRPEKDYTPIESGAANQIVAIRCEIERLSAKKRILADGQYSPPGQPQAPYMRFPFERGASLSGLADDAFDPDRFRPAK comes from the coding sequence ATGACGCCTGACTATCTCGATCCCGAAATGCGCCGCACCGATCTCGCGTGGACCGACTGGCCCGCCATCGAAGCGTTCCTGCGCGACGAACTGATCTGCCGGGTGGCAGTCAACGACTCACCGCATCCGTATGTCGTCCCGCAGAGCTTCACGTTTGCCGGCGATGCCTTCCTGATTCACTGTTCGCGCTTCGGAAAATTCGCAAAATTGCTCGCCGAGAATCCCCGCGTTACCCTGGTGGTCGACCGTCCGGTCGCGTTGCTCAAAGCGCCAAAAGGGCAGAACACGAGCCTGGAGTATTACAGCGTCATTGCGCGATGCAAGGCGATCATGCGCGAGCAAACGCAAGACGTCATTTCGCATCAGAATGCCGCGCTCGATAAATTCCGGCCGGAGAAGGATTACACGCCGATCGAGTCCGGTGCGGCGAATCAGATCGTGGCCATCCGCTGCGAAATCGAACGGCTGAGCGCCAAGAAGCGCATCCTCGCCGACGGCCAGTATTCGCCGCCGGGACAGCCTCAGGCGCCGTACATGCGCTTTCCCTTCGAGCGCGGCGCGTCACTGTCCGGCCTCGCAGACGACGCGTTTGATCCGGACCGATTTCGTCCTGCGAAGTAG
- a CDS encoding YadA family autotransporter adhesin, whose amino-acid sequence MAARATGMGSTALGQWASATGTGSIAIGGSDASNTAAAGAQAPGTNAIAIGGESRAAGASAIALGRNAIATNAGDVALGAGARTAVAVGTSGTTLGGKTYTFAGATPSGTVSVGDTGKERTITNVAAGRVDGTSTDAINGSQLFATYQALLSASPAAGAVEYDKTPEGTINFSRVTMNPAGSPTTVTNVAPGKLSPSSTDVVNGAQLYETNQNLRNIAGDAGQAGTDANGVGIRYVRTNDTGLDRKDASARGQGSTAVGYNALAGAASALAVGREAQATGAQAISLGNGSVVSGAQAVSLGGSNIVSGDGAIAIGSRNVLVPANVLALGNGIAVRDATLAGAVVLGNGSTATAAVPIQGLVVDGMVHSFAGGHPAPGDVLSIGSVTAPRQIQNVAAGRLTQDSIDAVNGSQLYVTNQLVRALDEAVKNIGEGGNRAKYFNANGGVAPPLPDSLAAGPGSVAAGPMALAKGVDSTAVGNGAIAGEDGDVALGAGALAAQGRQRYVGDYSGAMNDTVGSVAVGAAGAERTISHTADGRFDTDAVNKRQLDGAVSRAVALAIGLTNQTLVKSSNSPVSPAPPSRGATAA is encoded by the coding sequence ATGGCGGCGCGCGCCACTGGCATGGGGTCGACGGCACTCGGGCAATGGGCGAGCGCGACCGGCACCGGAAGCATCGCGATCGGTGGAAGCGACGCCTCCAACACGGCGGCGGCGGGTGCACAGGCCCCGGGCACGAATGCGATTGCGATCGGCGGGGAGTCTCGTGCGGCCGGTGCCAGCGCCATCGCGCTGGGCAGAAATGCCATCGCCACCAATGCGGGTGACGTGGCCCTCGGTGCTGGCGCCAGGACCGCCGTGGCCGTCGGCACGAGCGGCACGACGCTCGGTGGCAAGACATACACGTTCGCGGGCGCAACACCATCGGGCACGGTCAGCGTCGGCGATACCGGCAAGGAGCGGACCATCACCAACGTCGCAGCCGGTCGGGTCGACGGCACCAGCACCGATGCGATCAACGGCTCGCAATTGTTCGCGACATATCAGGCGCTGCTGTCTGCGTCACCCGCCGCAGGCGCCGTCGAGTACGACAAGACGCCTGAGGGCACCATCAACTTCAGTCGCGTGACGATGAATCCGGCCGGATCCCCCACGACCGTTACCAATGTCGCGCCCGGCAAACTGAGTCCCTCGAGTACCGATGTCGTTAACGGGGCGCAGCTCTACGAGACTAACCAGAATCTGCGAAACATTGCCGGCGATGCAGGACAAGCCGGCACAGACGCCAACGGTGTCGGTATTCGCTATGTGCGCACAAACGACACGGGGCTCGATCGCAAGGACGCGTCGGCACGGGGGCAGGGCAGCACCGCAGTCGGGTACAACGCCCTGGCGGGTGCGGCGAGCGCCCTCGCCGTCGGAAGGGAGGCTCAGGCGACCGGTGCGCAAGCGATTAGCCTGGGCAATGGCAGTGTCGTAAGCGGTGCGCAGGCGGTGAGCCTGGGGGGATCGAACATCGTCAGCGGCGATGGCGCAATCGCGATCGGGAGTCGGAATGTCCTGGTACCGGCGAACGTCCTCGCACTGGGTAACGGCATCGCGGTACGCGACGCGACTCTTGCCGGCGCGGTCGTCCTGGGCAACGGATCGACCGCGACCGCTGCGGTGCCGATTCAGGGGCTCGTCGTCGACGGGATGGTCCATTCGTTTGCGGGCGGCCACCCGGCGCCCGGCGATGTGCTGAGCATCGGCAGTGTCACCGCGCCGCGCCAGATCCAGAACGTCGCGGCTGGCCGCCTGACGCAGGACAGCATCGACGCGGTCAATGGGTCGCAGCTGTACGTGACCAATCAACTGGTGCGGGCGCTTGACGAGGCTGTGAAAAATATCGGCGAAGGCGGCAATCGCGCCAAGTACTTCAATGCGAATGGCGGCGTGGCTCCGCCGCTTCCCGATTCACTTGCCGCGGGTCCCGGCAGCGTGGCCGCCGGGCCGATGGCGCTCGCCAAAGGCGTCGATTCCACCGCCGTCGGCAACGGTGCAATTGCCGGCGAGGATGGCGACGTTGCGCTGGGCGCGGGTGCCCTCGCGGCCCAGGGCAGACAACGCTATGTCGGTGACTATTCCGGCGCGATGAACGACACCGTGGGCTCGGTCGCGGTGGGCGCCGCGGGCGCGGAGCGGACCATCAGTCATACCGCCGACGGCCGCTTCGATACCGACGCGGTGAACAAGCGGCAACTGGACGGCGCCGTCAGTCGAGCCGTCGCGCTGGCCATCGGCCTTACCAATCAGACGCTGGTCAAGAGCAGCAACTCGCCCGTCAGCCCGGCCCCCCCCTCACGCGGCGCGACGGCAGCCTGA
- a CDS encoding MBL fold metallo-hydrolase RNA specificity domain-containing protein yields MQMSFLGAAGTVTGSKTLLSAAGKQLLVDCGAFQGIKNLRARNWAPPAFDLHRLDAVVLTHAHIDHSGYLPVLARYGFQGPVYCTAATRDLCEIMLLDSAHLEEEQADFLNRHGKSKHHPALPLFTTADARRAIGLLKPRAFDTPFAVSPDIEVTFRHAGHILGAAMAQFDVGATKILFSGDLGRADDPIMPAPANPETPDYLVLESTYGDRLHDRTDPGGQLAEILHRTFARGGTVIVPAFAVGRVQSLMYWIARLKAAGEIPDIPVFLDSPMAIDVTRVYSAHLADQRLDQAQCAQMCGAATFVTSVDQSKWLDTRAMPSVIIAGSGMATGGRVLHHLKAMAGNWRNTILFTGFQAPGTRGSTLVDGASEVKIFGEYVHVTAEVVQLDTLSAHADYAETLNWLAKFDRPVRHIFVNHGEPAASDSLRRRIAERFDWPCHVVEFMEQVSLSDAGLASAHRPPPQEPGRED; encoded by the coding sequence ATGCAGATGAGTTTTCTGGGCGCGGCCGGAACGGTCACGGGATCGAAAACCCTGCTTTCGGCGGCGGGCAAGCAGTTGCTGGTCGATTGCGGCGCGTTTCAGGGCATCAAGAACCTTCGAGCGCGCAATTGGGCGCCGCCGGCATTCGATCTGCATCGTCTCGATGCCGTCGTGCTCACTCACGCCCACATCGATCACAGCGGATACCTGCCGGTGCTGGCTCGCTATGGATTCCAGGGCCCGGTGTACTGCACGGCGGCCACGCGCGATCTGTGCGAGATCATGTTGCTCGACAGTGCCCATCTGGAAGAGGAGCAGGCCGACTTTCTGAATCGGCACGGCAAATCGAAGCATCACCCCGCCCTTCCGCTCTTCACGACTGCCGATGCCAGGCGGGCCATCGGGCTGCTCAAGCCGAGGGCATTCGACACGCCGTTCGCCGTTTCCCCCGACATCGAGGTCACCTTCCGCCACGCGGGTCATATTCTCGGCGCGGCCATGGCGCAGTTCGACGTCGGCGCGACAAAGATCCTTTTCTCGGGCGACCTTGGCCGGGCCGACGACCCGATCATGCCGGCGCCGGCGAATCCGGAGACGCCCGACTATCTGGTGCTGGAGTCCACTTACGGCGATCGTCTGCACGACCGCACCGATCCTGGTGGACAACTCGCCGAGATTCTGCACCGGACGTTCGCACGCGGTGGCACCGTGATCGTGCCGGCGTTCGCCGTGGGCCGGGTGCAAAGCCTCATGTACTGGATCGCCCGACTGAAGGCGGCCGGCGAGATCCCGGACATACCGGTGTTTCTCGACAGCCCGATGGCGATCGACGTGACCCGCGTCTATTCGGCGCATCTGGCTGACCAGCGACTGGACCAGGCGCAATGCGCGCAAATGTGTGGCGCGGCCACCTTTGTCACGAGCGTCGACCAATCGAAGTGGCTCGATACGCGGGCCATGCCGTCGGTCATCATCGCGGGAAGCGGCATGGCCACGGGCGGCCGGGTGTTGCACCATCTCAAGGCGATGGCGGGCAACTGGCGCAACACCATCCTGTTTACCGGATTCCAGGCGCCCGGCACACGCGGATCGACGTTGGTCGACGGCGCAAGCGAGGTGAAGATCTTCGGTGAGTATGTTCATGTGACGGCCGAAGTCGTACAGCTCGATACACTGTCGGCGCATGCCGACTATGCCGAGACGCTCAACTGGCTCGCGAAGTTCGACCGGCCTGTGCGTCACATTTTTGTCAATCACGGGGAGCCGGCGGCGTCCGACAGTTTGCGCAGACGCATCGCCGAACGCTTCGATTGGCCGTGCCATGTCGTGGAGTTCATGGAGCAGGTGAGCCTGTCCGACGCGGGCCTCGCGTCGGCGCATCGTCCCCCGCCACAGGAGCCTGGCCGTGAAGATTGA
- a CDS encoding LysR family transcriptional regulator translates to MDLLAAMRIFVRVVERGSMSGAARDLGIGQPAVSERIERLEQYLGVQLLRRNSRALACTDEGLLFHTRCQHVLDAAEEACAAVAKGADGIFGTVRIAAPQCFGGVVLPRALLRIRELHPRLCIELVLNDLVVDPVTEGVDMSLRLGATGEGNFIAHPLGHVRRMLVCAPDYLARHGDIASPRDLANHPFIHVKGQFNNEHLPLIGARQSEMLVPIRPCIVVSHWRPMYEMLLAGAGVGVVQEPACADALAVGRLVRLLPSHAVPAVELNALVPAARPVPLKTQAVVAILKAHLPGAAALGTGPLTGPGQPI, encoded by the coding sequence ATGGATTTACTGGCCGCCATGCGCATCTTTGTTCGGGTTGTCGAGCGGGGCAGCATGTCCGGTGCGGCACGCGATCTCGGCATCGGACAGCCCGCCGTCAGCGAACGCATTGAACGACTGGAACAGTACCTCGGGGTACAGTTGCTTCGTCGCAACTCGCGCGCGCTCGCCTGCACGGATGAAGGGCTGTTGTTTCATACGAGGTGCCAGCATGTGCTGGACGCTGCCGAGGAGGCTTGCGCGGCCGTCGCCAAAGGTGCGGACGGGATCTTCGGCACGGTGCGCATTGCGGCGCCGCAATGCTTCGGGGGCGTCGTGCTTCCCCGGGCGCTCCTGCGCATCCGGGAGCTGCACCCGCGATTGTGCATCGAGCTCGTCCTGAACGATCTCGTGGTCGACCCGGTGACCGAGGGCGTGGACATGTCGCTACGGCTGGGGGCTACGGGCGAGGGAAACTTCATAGCGCACCCCCTCGGCCACGTGCGTCGAATGCTGGTATGCGCGCCGGACTACCTCGCCCGCCATGGCGACATCGCGTCCCCCAGGGATCTGGCAAACCATCCGTTCATTCACGTCAAAGGGCAGTTCAATAACGAGCACCTGCCGCTGATCGGTGCACGACAAAGCGAAATGCTCGTCCCCATTCGCCCGTGCATCGTCGTCAGTCACTGGCGGCCGATGTACGAAATGTTGCTGGCCGGCGCCGGGGTGGGAGTGGTTCAGGAACCTGCTTGCGCGGACGCCCTTGCCGTCGGCCGTCTCGTTCGGCTGCTTCCATCGCACGCCGTGCCCGCCGTTGAACTCAATGCTCTCGTCCCCGCCGCGCGGCCCGTGCCATTGAAAACGCAAGCGGTCGTGGCGATCCTCAAGGCGCACTTGCCCGGGGCTGCCGCGCTGGGAACCGGCCCGTTAACCGGGCCGGGCCAGCCCATCTGA